A region of Daphnia carinata strain CSIRO-1 chromosome 10, CSIRO_AGI_Dcar_HiC_V3, whole genome shotgun sequence DNA encodes the following proteins:
- the LOC130703390 gene encoding uncharacterized protein LOC130703390 → MDKIIQQKDDQIMKLQAQLLEQHKILDNSNAKDAQILSLQAQVGEKNKLERNSFQTVKEVFPNSSLTEHEDELALGEHSQLFSLPPDSVLKLNSVSAALKELLVISPCSEGSEQLWDRIWAENGCGTETQK, encoded by the exons atggataagataatacaacaaaaggatg atcaaattatgaagctgcaggcccaattattggaacaacacaaaatattagataacagcaatgctaaggatg ctcaaattttgagtctacaagctcaggtaggggaaaagaacaaattggaacggaacagtttccaaacagtgaaggaggtttttccaaactcatccctaactgaacatgaggatgaattggcattaggtgaacacagtcag ttattcagtctaccacctgacagtgtgttaaagttaaattctgttagtgctgcactaaaagaattgttagtaataagtccatgcagcgaaggaagtgaacaattgtgggaccgtatttgggctgaaaatgggtgtggtacggaaacccagaaatag
- the LOC130703388 gene encoding protein FAM169B-like, with amino-acid sequence MHSQQHSDGWAMVKTEEDWSKLKSLIELHTTKEPPDLSQMEALYRCPPTKQTLVKLLFINQKAVGFYVVRLKGIQEEGGPPFELPILDAVFISKAHRRQHWGTAMIEELVAVHFPDEDIGFSQPISHSLELVIMKFLLSNPRYRDKLWAVENCGEEGDRLNIWLASAVKRR; translated from the exons ATGCATTCCCAGCAACATAGTGACGGATGGGCcatg GTCAAAACAGAAGAAGACTGGAGCAAGCTTAAAAGTCTGATTGAATTACACACAACTAAAGAGCCACCAGATCTTTCCCAGATGGAGGCTTTATACAGATGTCCACCTACCAAGCAAACACTTGTGAAGCTGTTATTTATAAATCAGAAAGCAGTAGGTTTCTATGTTGTAAGACTGAAAG GTATACAGGAAGAGGGGGGCCCACCATTTGAATTACCTATCTTGGATGCAGTATTCATTTCTAAGGCTCACCGAAGACAACACTGGGGCACTGCAATGATAGAAGAACTAGTAGCTGTTCACTTTCCTGATGAAGATATTGGTTTCAGCCAACCAATTTCTCATTCTCTTGAATTAG TTATAATGAAATTTCTGTTGTCAAATCCGCGGTATCGTGACAAACTCTGGGCCGTCGAAAATTGTGGGGAGGAAGGTGACAGACTGAATATATGGCTGGCGTCTGCAGTAAAAAGGCGATAA
- the LOC130703369 gene encoding DDB1- and CUL4-associated factor 12 homolog isoform X1 produces the protein MARVVKKAVYGTLPSHSRVQLLQREPTSRNSQHNSITSEREDSQSETSSSSGNSSVECSPRRKDEFLRYEDSDEEETYTTSSKISHSFVDLVSQRSLGHGHPASVNLEYGTRHLLTNGNLREHTTHLGEMNKIFCSQWLNGHQIVFGSKCNKLSVYDLNKKELFSIPLLTSLQNRQPESQCGIHALAINPSQSVLATGAENTNDIAFYSLPTFDPLAIGEGAHGDWMFDLKWLDDCFLVSGSRDTTMALWKLEDANNPTVTNFKALAVKRCKTAEKVRALAFNKRDVEIAALSLNGYIHLWKADTFKQMGSQKLHHGTENVCLGYHDERNLYAVGSRSHTTVLDARSLQPIQNKNIASPYPTCGIRSVSFRGDILTIGTGTGSILFYDLRSSKYMLFKDTTKEIVFKTSTGWVAADDSPQAMARYTPAIYTHCYDSSGTRLFAAGGPLAVERRGNYASVWS, from the exons ATGGCTCGGGTGGTGAAGAAGGCTGTTTATGGAACATTACCTAGCCATAGTCGAGTGCAGCTTTTGCAGCGGGAACCCACCTCAAGAAATTCGCAGCACAATAGCATCACATCGGAAAGGGAAGATTCACAATCAGAGACTAGTTCCTCGTCCGGAAACAGTTCCGTAGAATGTAGCCCCCGACGAAAGGATGAATTTTTACGTTACGAAGAcagtgatgaagaagaaacgtATACTACTTCTAGCAAAATCTCACATAGCTTTGTAGATCTGGTATCACAACGGTCTCTGGGACATGGCCATCCTGCTAGTGTTAATTTAGAGTATGGAACAAGACATTTACTGACAAATGGAAATCTCAg GGAACACACAACACATTTGGGTGAGATGAACAAAATCTTCTGTTCCCAGTGGCTTAATGGACACCAAATAGTGTTTGGTTCCAAATGCAATAAG TTATCTGTTTATGACCTAAATAAAAAGGAACTGTTTTCCATACCACTGTTGACAAGCTTGCAAAACCGACAACCTGAAAGCCAATGTGGCATCCATGCATTGGCCATCAACCCTTCCCAGTCTGTTCTAGCCACAGGTGCAGAAAACACCAATGATATCGCCTTTTACTCCCTACCGACTTTTGACCCGCTCGCCATCGGCGAG GGCGCGCACGGTGACTGGATGTTTGATCTAAAGTGGCTGGACGATTGCTTTCTCGTTTCGGGATCGAGAGACACCACAATGGCCTTGTGGAAATTGGAAGATGCAAATAATCCTACGGTGACCAATTTCAAGGCCCTGGCTGTTAAACGATGCAAAACGGCCGAGAAAGTGCGAGCTTTGGCGTTCAACAAGAGAGATGTTGAAATCGCCGCTCTCAGCCTCAATGGCTACATCCATTTGTGGAAGGCCGACACATTCAAACAA ATGGGGTCCCAAAAACTACACCACGGCACAGAGAATGTGTGCCTGGGATATCACGACGAGCGCAACTTATATGCCGTTGGTTCCCGCTCTCACACTACTGTGCTAGACGCGCGTAGTCTCCAGCCTATccagaataaaaatattgctTCTCCTTACCCGACGTGTG GCATTCGATCTGTCAGCTTCCGTGGGGATATTTTGACTATTGGGACCGGGACCGGATCCATCCTGTTTTACGATCTGCGATCTTCAAAATATATGCTTTTCAAAGATACGACTAAAGAAATTGTATTCAAAACCAGTACCGGCTGGGTG GCAGCGGATGATTCTCCGCAAGCTATGGCACGTTATACGCCAGCTATTTACACCCATTGCTACGATTCGAGTGGAACTCGGCTGTTCGCAGCTGGTGGACCATTAGCGGTTGAACGCCGAGGCAACTATGCATCCGTTTGGAGTTGA
- the LOC130703369 gene encoding DDB1- and CUL4-associated factor 12 homolog isoform X2, which translates to MARVVKKAVYGTLPSHSRVQLLQREPTSRNSQHNSITSEREDSQSETSSSSGNSSVECSPRRKDEFLRYEDSDEEETYTTSSKISHSFVDLVSQRSLGHGHPASVNLEYGTRHLLTNGNLREHTTHLGEMNKIFCSQWLNGHQIVFGSKCNKLSVYDLNKKELFSIPLLTSLQNRQPESQCGIHALAINPSQSVLATGAENTNDIAFYSLPTFDPLAIGEGAHGDWMFDLKWLDDCFLVSGSRDTTMALWKLEDANNPTVTNFKALAVKRCKTAEKVRALAFNKRDVEIAALSLNGYIHLWKADTFKQMGSQKLHHGTENVCLGYHDERNLYAVGSRSHTTVLDARSLQPIQNKNIASPYPTCGIRSVSFRGDILTIGTGTGSILFYDLRSSKYMLFKDTTKEIVFKTSTGWVVRIDVWQRMILRKLWHVIRQLFTPIATIRVELGCSQLVDH; encoded by the exons ATGGCTCGGGTGGTGAAGAAGGCTGTTTATGGAACATTACCTAGCCATAGTCGAGTGCAGCTTTTGCAGCGGGAACCCACCTCAAGAAATTCGCAGCACAATAGCATCACATCGGAAAGGGAAGATTCACAATCAGAGACTAGTTCCTCGTCCGGAAACAGTTCCGTAGAATGTAGCCCCCGACGAAAGGATGAATTTTTACGTTACGAAGAcagtgatgaagaagaaacgtATACTACTTCTAGCAAAATCTCACATAGCTTTGTAGATCTGGTATCACAACGGTCTCTGGGACATGGCCATCCTGCTAGTGTTAATTTAGAGTATGGAACAAGACATTTACTGACAAATGGAAATCTCAg GGAACACACAACACATTTGGGTGAGATGAACAAAATCTTCTGTTCCCAGTGGCTTAATGGACACCAAATAGTGTTTGGTTCCAAATGCAATAAG TTATCTGTTTATGACCTAAATAAAAAGGAACTGTTTTCCATACCACTGTTGACAAGCTTGCAAAACCGACAACCTGAAAGCCAATGTGGCATCCATGCATTGGCCATCAACCCTTCCCAGTCTGTTCTAGCCACAGGTGCAGAAAACACCAATGATATCGCCTTTTACTCCCTACCGACTTTTGACCCGCTCGCCATCGGCGAG GGCGCGCACGGTGACTGGATGTTTGATCTAAAGTGGCTGGACGATTGCTTTCTCGTTTCGGGATCGAGAGACACCACAATGGCCTTGTGGAAATTGGAAGATGCAAATAATCCTACGGTGACCAATTTCAAGGCCCTGGCTGTTAAACGATGCAAAACGGCCGAGAAAGTGCGAGCTTTGGCGTTCAACAAGAGAGATGTTGAAATCGCCGCTCTCAGCCTCAATGGCTACATCCATTTGTGGAAGGCCGACACATTCAAACAA ATGGGGTCCCAAAAACTACACCACGGCACAGAGAATGTGTGCCTGGGATATCACGACGAGCGCAACTTATATGCCGTTGGTTCCCGCTCTCACACTACTGTGCTAGACGCGCGTAGTCTCCAGCCTATccagaataaaaatattgctTCTCCTTACCCGACGTGTG GCATTCGATCTGTCAGCTTCCGTGGGGATATTTTGACTATTGGGACCGGGACCGGATCCATCCTGTTTTACGATCTGCGATCTTCAAAATATATGCTTTTCAAAGATACGACTAAAGAAATTGTATTCAAAACCAGTACCGGCTGGGTGGTACGTATCGATGTTTG GCAGCGGATGATTCTCCGCAAGCTATGGCACGTTATACGCCAGCTATTTACACCCATTGCTACGATTCGAGTGGAACTCGGCTGTTCGCAGCTGGTGGACCATTAG